Part of the Gammaproteobacteria bacterium genome is shown below.
AGAGCTGTTCGAGCATCGCGACTCGCTCTTTGACGTCGAAGAGCGGCGTTTTGGAAGGGTTGGCCACCACGGCGATCACGACCTGACCGAAGACCGCCAAACATCGTCGTATGACGTCGAGATGTCCATTGGTGGGCGGGTCGAAGCTCCCAGGGATCAGGGCAACGGTCACGCCTCCTCCTTCCTCAGGCGCCACAGAACGGTATCCCCGTATCTGCGGCGGTCGACCAGCGCGAGGCCTCCGACGTTCGGCGGCCGCTCCCCCACCCTTCGATGGAGTATGACGTCCGCTCCGGCAGTCAGCCTCGGGACCAGTTTGCTCAAGATCTTCTCTACAGACGCTAGCGACAGCCCGTATGGCGGGTCAACGAATGCCAGATCCGCGTCGGTATCCGCGGCGTCCAGAAAACGCTCCACGTCCAGGGCGAACACGGTTCCGCCCAACCCGACGTTGTCGATATTGCGCCGAAGCGCCAAGAGCGCCGGTCGTGCCTTCTCCACGAACACGACGGACTCTGCACCACGGCTCAACGCCTCGAGACCGATGGAACCCGACCCTGCATACAAGTCGAACACCCGGGCATCGACGACGCGATCCCCCAGCGACGAGAACAGCGCCTCGCGGGCACGATCCGTCATCGGGCGTGTGCCGGATCCCGAAGGTCCGAAGAGACGGCGGCCCTTTGCACTGCCGGCGATGATCCTCATGACCTGAAGAGCCATTCAACGTCATCCCCCAGCAAGGCTCTCACCTCCCTTCGTACGTCCGGATGATCGCTGAGATCCGGATCCTGATCCACGAGGGTAAACGCCTCGCGCCGAGCCGCGACCAGTTCATCCTTGTCTCTGAGAATATCCGACAGACGAAGATCGGACAGACCCGACTGGCGGGCGCCGAACACGGTTCCTTGGCCACGAATCCGCAGGTCGATCTCGGCCAGTTCGAATCCGTCGTCGATCGCCACCATGGCTTCGATGCGTGTCCTGCCCTCCTCCGTCGAAGGGTCGGCGACCAGGTAACACCAATTCGGACCGGCGTGACGGGCGAGTCTGCCGCGGAGCTGGTGCAGTTGGCTCAGGCCAAACCGATCGGCGTCCTCGATCACCATGATGGTCGAGTTGGGTATGTCGATTCCGACCTCGATCACCGTGGTGGTGACGAGCACATCCAGGGCCCCGTCGCGGAAGGCCTGCATGACCGACTGTTTGTCGACCGATCGCAGTTGACCGTGGAGCAGCCCGAGCCGAAGGTCGGGAAAAACGCCTTGGAGACGTTCATACTCGGCCGTCGCCGACGCCGCCTGCACCTTCGGGCTGTCTTCGACGAGGGGGCACACGACGAACGTCTGCCGGCCCGCGGATGCTTCCGTGCGGACCCGGTCGTAGACCTCGGAGAGCTGATCCGGACGTACCGCCAGCGTCAGGACTTCCGGCCGGCCCGGCGGCATCTCATCGAGCAGAGAGACGTCGAGATCCCCATAGAGCGTCATTGAGAGCGTCCTCGGGATGGGCGTGGCAGTCATGATGAGGAGATCGGGATCCGCGTCGTCCGCCTTCTCTTTGAGCAGCACGCGCTGGTGGACTCCGAACCGATGTTGCTCATCGATGACGGCGACCCCGAGAGCGGCGAAGCGGACCCCTTCCTGAATGAGTGCATGTGTCCCGACGACGATGTCGACTGCACCCTCGGCGACGAGCTCCACGACCTCGTCGCGCGTCACGTGAGGCCGGAAGTTCACCTCGGCGTTGGAAGAGGTCAACAGCGCCAGCTTCACACCGGTGCCCTCACCGCTGAAGAGGTTCGGGGTGTCGTCGGGTGGTGGAGCCAGCCCTGCTCCTGCGAGAAGCGCCGTGATCGAGAGATAGTGCTGAACGGCGAGCACTTCGGTGGGAGCCATCACGGCTCCCTGGTAGCCCCCTTCGACGCCGGTCATCAGTGCAGAGACGGCGACCACCGTCTTGCCCGATCCGACCTCGCCGAGGAGGAGCCGATGCATCGGATGCGGCGCTTGCATGTCGCGGCCGATCTCGTCGATGACCCGGCCCTGCGCGGAGGTCAGCGTGAACGGGAGCCCTTCGATGAAGCGTCCGAGCAACAAACCGTCTGGACCGTGTGCAATCCCCACCGCCTCTTCGATCATTTGCCGCTTCGAGAGGGCGAGGGCGACCTCCAGACGAAACAGCTCGTCGAATACGAGCCTGCGACGAGCCGGAGCGACGACGTCGGGAGTCTCGGGGAAGTGAATGTCGGAGATCGCCCGATCGCGGTCGATCAGCCCCAGCCGCCGCACCATCTCCGAAGGAAGCGGGTCATCGATCGGTCGTGCCCTCCCGAGCGCATTGTGGATCGCCCTCCGAAGGTATCCGGATGACAAGCCGCCTGCAGACGGATACACCGGAACCACCCTGCCGGTGACCAGGCTCTCGGAGGCGGACCGCATCAGGTCGACGTCCGGGCTCTTCATCTGAAGTCTCCCCCGAAACGATTCGACCTTCCCCGAGAGGGCCACCTCTGCGCCGACGGAGAGCTGACGTTCGCGAAAAGCCTGGTTGAACCACACGACGGTGATACGTGCACTCTCGTCGGAGACGACCGCCTCGGTGATCGCGAGGTTGCGCCGGGGCCGTCTCGTCGACACCCTCTGAACCGTTCCGATGATCGTGACTTCTCGACCGACGGGCACGGTGGCAATCTGCTCGGTTCGGGAACGATCGATGTACCGACGGGGAACATGCTGGAGAAGATCGGCCACGGTTCCGATTCCTGCGTTTCGGAGCTTCTCGCCCCGTCGGCCGGAGAGCAGTTTCACCTGCTCGACCGCCACCTCCGACAGGTGGGCCAGGCTACTCACTCCACGGAGATCAAGTAGGGGTAGAGCGGCTGTCCCCCGTCCTTGATCTCAACCTCGATCGACGGATGTTTCGCCGCGAGATGACCACGAGCCGCATCGGTCGCATCGGTCGTCGCCGCATCGCCGATGAACAGGGTCACGAGTTCACGATCGTCGTCGACCATGGTGTCCAGCGTCCGAGTCAACGTTTCGGCCAGGTCCTCCCCGGCATGCTCGATGGAACCACCAACGATCCCCAACCAGTCTCCCGTCGCGACGTGCCCGATCTCGACGCGAGCGTCTCGCACCGCCCGGGTGATTTCCCCTGTGCCGACGGACTTCGCAGCGTTCCGCATCGCGTCGACCAGTTCGTCCGGCTCCCGGCCGGAGAGGAACCCCATCATCGCAGCGATACCTTCCGGCACCGACACGGTGGGCACGACGAGCACCGTCTTCTTGCTGAGGGAGTCCACACGGAGGGCGACCGGGATGATGTTCTTGTTGTTCGGAAGCAGGATGACGGTCGATGCCGTAGAGCGTTCCACCGCAGTGAGGAGATCCTCCATCGAAGGGTTCATACTCTGGCCTCCCTGCACGATGTCGGCAGCCCCCAACTGACGGAACAGCGCTGCGAGGCCTTCACCGGCGACGACTGCGATGACCGATACGGTGTCCGTCAGATGGAAC
Proteins encoded:
- the rsmD gene encoding 16S rRNA (guanine(966)-N(2))-methyltransferase RsmD: MRIIAGSAKGRRLFGPSGSGTRPMTDRAREALFSSLGDRVVDARVFDLYAGSGSIGLEALSRGAESVVFVEKARPALLALRRNIDNVGLGGTVFALDVERFLDAADTDADLAFVDPPYGLSLASVEKILSKLVPRLTAGADVILHRRVGERPPNVGGLALVDRRRYGDTVLWRLRKEEA
- the recG gene encoding ATP-dependent DNA helicase RecG, giving the protein MSSLAHLSEVAVEQVKLLSGRRGEKLRNAGIGTVADLLQHVPRRYIDRSRTEQIATVPVGREVTIIGTVQRVSTRRPRRNLAITEAVVSDESARITVVWFNQAFRERQLSVGAEVALSGKVESFRGRLQMKSPDVDLMRSASESLVTGRVVPVYPSAGGLSSGYLRRAIHNALGRARPIDDPLPSEMVRRLGLIDRDRAISDIHFPETPDVVAPARRRLVFDELFRLEVALALSKRQMIEEAVGIAHGPDGLLLGRFIEGLPFTLTSAQGRVIDEIGRDMQAPHPMHRLLLGEVGSGKTVVAVSALMTGVEGGYQGAVMAPTEVLAVQHYLSITALLAGAGLAPPPDDTPNLFSGEGTGVKLALLTSSNAEVNFRPHVTRDEVVELVAEGAVDIVVGTHALIQEGVRFAALGVAVIDEQHRFGVHQRVLLKEKADDADPDLLIMTATPIPRTLSMTLYGDLDVSLLDEMPPGRPEVLTLAVRPDQLSEVYDRVRTEASAGRQTFVVCPLVEDSPKVQAASATAEYERLQGVFPDLRLGLLHGQLRSVDKQSVMQAFRDGALDVLVTTTVIEVGIDIPNSTIMVIEDADRFGLSQLHQLRGRLARHAGPNWCYLVADPSTEEGRTRIEAMVAIDDGFELAEIDLRIRGQGTVFGARQSGLSDLRLSDILRDKDELVAARREAFTLVDQDPDLSDHPDVRREVRALLGDDVEWLFRS